Proteins from one Actinomycetota bacterium genomic window:
- a CDS encoding beta-lactamase family protein has translation MTRTDCPIRERRAAEVLGRSTHSSVHRLEVKDGSVELGTELGEVLDRHGVPGAAVGIADGSGVTRIVTAGTQGDGRGPVTADSVFAAASVSKPVFASGVMLLVDAGLLELDRPLSEYLAEPYPADDERAAAITARMVLSHTTGFPNWRQDGLLCLRWTPGTRWGYSGEGYSYLQEVVEHLAGTTLDRYLADSVLQPLGMNDSSFAWQDADETRLALGHATDGNAWPPFRPPHAKAAAGGMFTTVSDYLRFLVHSLANSHRMFEPQVRIDGELAWGIGWGIEHADAGEAVWQWGDDPGYKNFVIGLPADGQGVVVFTNGDGGGGVYAEVVRRLLPGQHPSLDVWQRASWIESWTASASSA, from the coding sequence TTGACGCGCACGGATTGCCCGATTCGAGAGCGCCGAGCGGCAGAGGTGCTCGGCCGTTCAACGCATTCGAGCGTTCACCGCCTGGAAGTGAAAGATGGGTCCGTGGAACTTGGAACCGAGCTCGGTGAAGTTCTGGATCGGCACGGTGTTCCAGGGGCGGCGGTCGGCATCGCCGATGGGAGCGGGGTGACGCGGATCGTGACGGCCGGCACTCAGGGCGACGGTCGCGGGCCAGTCACTGCCGATTCAGTGTTTGCGGCAGCCTCCGTGAGCAAGCCGGTCTTCGCGTCGGGTGTGATGCTCCTGGTGGACGCGGGCCTCCTCGAGCTGGACCGCCCCCTCAGCGAGTACTTGGCGGAGCCGTATCCCGCCGACGACGAGCGGGCGGCAGCGATCACGGCCCGCATGGTCCTCAGTCATACCACGGGCTTCCCAAATTGGAGACAAGACGGGCTGCTGTGCCTGAGATGGACACCGGGAACACGCTGGGGCTATTCAGGCGAGGGATACTCCTATCTCCAGGAGGTCGTCGAGCACCTCGCGGGGACCACTCTCGACCGGTACCTGGCCGATTCCGTGCTGCAGCCGCTTGGCATGAACGACTCGAGCTTCGCATGGCAGGACGCGGATGAGACACGACTCGCCCTCGGCCACGCCACCGACGGGAATGCGTGGCCGCCGTTCCGCCCGCCCCATGCCAAGGCGGCAGCCGGTGGGATGTTCACAACGGTGTCTGACTATCTGCGGTTCCTCGTCCACTCGCTGGCGAACAGCCACCGGATGTTCGAACCGCAGGTGCGGATCGATGGCGAGCTGGCGTGGGGTATCGGATGGGGCATCGAACACGCCGACGCCGGAGAGGCCGTCTGGCAGTGGGGCGACGATCCCGGATACAAGAACTTTGTCATCGGCCTGCCGGCTGACGGACAGGGTGTCGTCGTGTTCACCAACGGGGATGGCGGTGGCGGCGTGTACGCCGAGGTGGTGCGCCGTCTCCTTCCTGGGCAGCATCCCTCCCTAGATGTGTGGCAGCGGGCGTCCTGGATCGAGTCCTGGACCGCGTCCGCGAGCAGCGCATGA